The sequence AAGAACGCAACCCACCATCCAAACACATCCCAGCCAGAAGGTGGGTTTCACCCACGCTACGCTGCTTGTCTATCCAGGAGGTTCATAGGTAATTCCGTCCAGATGTGATGGCATCTCCTGAGGTATAGGCAAGGGTATTTTGCCAAAGGGCGTCAACAATGGCTTCTCAAGATTAAGATAATGAAAAAAGAATACCCAGTGGCAGCCGCTATCATCAAGTTGCCTCTCATCGTAAGGAACCTGCCAGTTCTCTCTTGGCTGCCCTTTTTCTTCTTGGGTTATCGTGGACCAATCGAACTCGGCTAGAGATTGTGTAGAAACGATCTCTATCGCATATAGGTTTTTGAAGTGCTCTGACACATGTGCCTTAGCTTTCTCCAGCTCTTCATCCGATAGATTTTCTCCCCACTGCAATTCGAGTGTTTCCTGAAAGAGCTGTTCATTAGCAGGATATCGATAGATCCCAACGATCTGGAAAGGCAACTCTTTATTCTTTCTCTTGAAGATCATGCCTTAAAGACCTCCTAGCAATAGTGACCAGCATGGTGGTCACTGCCAAACGTAACCCACCATACCCAGTAATTGGCAGGGGTATAGCCTTTCTGCGAATGACGAAGCCAACTGCCCAAACGCACCTCAGCAACAAGGCGGGTCTCATCCACCCTCGGACGACGATAACCACCTGCCCTTCAGCAGAGACGAAAACTGCACCTCACAGCGGGATATTCCCGTGCTTCTTGGCGGGCAGGGTCTCCGACTTGTTGGCCAGCATCTCCAGCGCCTTGATCAGCTTGGGACGCGTGTCCCTGGGGTCTATGACGTCGTCCACATAGCCCCTGGAGGCCGCCACATAGGGATTGGCAAACTTGTCCCTGTAATCAGCAATAAGCTTTTGCCTCGTCTCTTCAGGGTTCTTAGAATTGGCGATCTCGCCTCGAAAGACGATGTTCACCGCCCCTTCAGGCCCCATGACGGCGATCTCGGCTGTCGGCCAGGCGTAGTTGATGTCGCCCCGCAGGCCCCGGCTGCTCATGACCACATAGGCGCCGCCGTAGGCCTTGCGCGTGATGACGCTTACCTTGGGCACAGTAGCCTCGGCGTAAGCGAAGAGGAACTTAGCCCCATGCCGGATGATGCCTCCGAACTCCTGATCGGTACCCGGCATGTATCCCGGAACATCGACAAAGGTGACTATCGGGATATTGAAGCAGTCACAAAAGCGGACGAACCTGGCTCCCTTGTCCGAAGCGTTGATATCGATCACCCCGGCCAGATGCAAGGGCTGTTGCGCCACAATACCCACCGGCTGTCCGTCAAGCCTGGCAAAGCCAACGATAAGGTTGGGAGCAAAGTACTGGTGCACCTCCATGAAATCCCCCTTATCTATCACTTTGGTGATGACGTCCTTCATGTTGTACACCTTGTTGGGCTGCTCAGGGACGATGTGGAGCAGTTGCTCATCCCTTCGCTCCGGGTCATCGTCAGTGGCCACCACAGGCGGCGGCTCCAGATTGCTCTGAGGGAGGAAACTTAGGAGGCGGCGCACCATCTGAAGCACCTCCTGGTCGCTGTTGGCCACGAAGTGGCAGTTGCCGCTGGTCTTGGCATGGGCCATGGCCCCTCCCAGGTCTTCGTGGGCAATCTCCTCACCACAGGCCGCCTTGATCACGTCAGGCCCGGTGATGTACATCTGACCGCACGCCTTCACCATGAAGATAAAGTCGGTGATGGCCGGGGAGTAGACAGCACCCCCAGCCGTGGGGCCCATGATGACCGATATCTGTGGTATCACCCCGGAGTAGATGGTATTGCGATAGAAGATCTCGCCGTAACCCTTGAGGCTATCTACCCCTTCCTGAATCCTTGCCCCACCAGAGTCAAGCAAGCCGATGCACGGGGCACCCGTCTTAGCTGCCAGATCCATTACCTTGCAAATCTTCTCCGAGGCCACCAGCGACAAGGTGCCACCGATCACGGTGAAGTCCTGGGCATAAACAAACACAAGCCGATCGCTGATCTTGCCATAGCCAGTGACCACGGAGTCTCCGAGATATTTCTGCTCCGCCAGCCCAAACTCAGTGGCCCGATGAACAACGAAAGGATCAATCTCTTCAAAGCTACCGGGATCGAGGAGTAGGTCTAATCTCTCCCGCGCTGTCAGTTTGCCTTTGGCATGCTGCGCTTCGATGCGCTTTGCCCCACCACCCTCTTTCGCCTGAGCCCTCAGTTTGGCCAGATTCTCTATCTTTTCTTCGGCAGACATAGTTGTTCATCCTTCCTTTACTCTACGGTCTTCCTAGACCTTTTTCCGTGGCTCAGCTCAGCCAGCCTTTGCTCTATCTTTTCCAGAATGGTCTCAGAATCAACCAGCTTTCCCCGCTCCTTTTCCACTACCTGCGGGGGTGCTTTCGACAGAAAGCCGTCATCACTCAGCCTAGCCTTAAGGCCAGCAATCCTCGCCTCTACAGCCTCCTTATCATCTTCCAGACGCCGCCTCTCAGCATCAAGATCAGCCGTCATGGGCAGGACAATCCTGACATCCCTCACCAGCAACACCACCGCCCCCTCGTCCCCACCCACCTGCCCAGCGTCCAGGATAGCCAGGGGTTGCACCCGGGCTAGTGCCTCAATCGCTTGTCGGTGCGACTCTATAGCTGACTTGTTGCCGGTGTAAACCATGGCTTCAATCCATCGCGAGGGGTCAATCTTGGACTGCGCCCTAGCATTGCGAATGGAGCGTACGATGTCTATCACCAGGCCCATCTCCTCTTCCGCCTGGGGGTCCCTTAACTCCGCTGCCGCAGGATAGACTGCTATCATCAGTGAATCGGGCCTGGCTTCGTCGGCAGGCAGATGTCCGACCAGCTTCTGCCATATCTCCTCAGTGATGAAGGGCATAAAGGGATGGAGCAAGCGCAAAGAGGTCTCCAGCGTTCGCGCCAGGACGGGGGTGGGGGAGGGAGGGATTTGCTTGTTGAGTCGTATCTTGGCCAGCTCAACGTACCAATCACAAAATTCCCCCCACAGAAAGTCGTAAATCTCTCCCTCGGCTTGGCCGAACTGAAAGTCCTCCATTAGCTGGTTTGTCCTCTCAACCACCCGATCTAGGCGGCTCAGGATCCAGCGGTCCTCCACAGGCAAGTTTTCCGGCAGCGCCGTGTCCTCCAGACTTGATGGCAGGCTCCTGAG is a genomic window of Chloroflexota bacterium containing:
- a CDS encoding methylmalonyl-CoA carboxyltransferase codes for the protein MSAEEKIENLAKLRAQAKEGGGAKRIEAQHAKGKLTARERLDLLLDPGSFEEIDPFVVHRATEFGLAEQKYLGDSVVTGYGKISDRLVFVYAQDFTVIGGTLSLVASEKICKVMDLAAKTGAPCIGLLDSGGARIQEGVDSLKGYGEIFYRNTIYSGVIPQISVIMGPTAGGAVYSPAITDFIFMVKACGQMYITGPDVIKAACGEEIAHEDLGGAMAHAKTSGNCHFVANSDQEVLQMVRRLLSFLPQSNLEPPPVVATDDDPERRDEQLLHIVPEQPNKVYNMKDVITKVIDKGDFMEVHQYFAPNLIVGFARLDGQPVGIVAQQPLHLAGVIDINASDKGARFVRFCDCFNIPIVTFVDVPGYMPGTDQEFGGIIRHGAKFLFAYAEATVPKVSVITRKAYGGAYVVMSSRGLRGDINYAWPTAEIAVMGPEGAVNIVFRGEIANSKNPEETRQKLIADYRDKFANPYVAASRGYVDDVIDPRDTRPKLIKALEMLANKSETLPAKKHGNIPL